The following coding sequences lie in one Mycobacterium sp. 050128 genomic window:
- a CDS encoding FAD-binding oxidoreductase — protein sequence MSDIANRLAEIVGTHNLLEGDAIPDDYWHDEELNHPPQRPAYVAKPATAEEVAQLLKVATEHQVPVTARGSGTGLSGAAMPSKDGLVISFERMNNVLEVDTTNQVAVVQPGVTLTELDAATAAAGLRYMVQPGELSSSVGGNVGTNAGGMRAVKYGIARHNVLGLQAVLPTGEIIRTGGKIAKVSTGYDLTQLIVGSEGTLALATEVIVKLHPRLDHSATVLAPFADFDQVMEAVPQVIASGLGPYILEYIDNLTMAALVHTQNLELGIPDKIRDSCQAYLVVGLENRTADRLDEDVERAGELLAELGAVDAYVLEGGSARKLIEARENAFWTLKAIGADDLIDTVVPRGAMPKFLEAVRGLATAAGGGAAGCGHAGDGNVHLAIFCKDPDTRKQLLTDIFALAMELGGAISGEHGLGRAKAPYWRELEDPVKVDLLHRIKESFDPAGILNPDVVFAAEHK from the coding sequence ATGAGCGACATCGCGAACCGCCTCGCCGAAATCGTCGGAACCCACAACCTCCTCGAAGGCGACGCCATCCCCGACGACTATTGGCACGACGAGGAGCTGAATCATCCGCCGCAGCGTCCGGCGTACGTTGCCAAACCGGCCACCGCCGAAGAGGTGGCCCAGCTGCTGAAAGTGGCTACGGAGCACCAGGTTCCGGTGACGGCTCGCGGATCCGGGACCGGCTTGTCGGGTGCGGCGATGCCGAGCAAAGACGGGCTGGTCATCTCGTTCGAACGCATGAATAACGTCCTCGAGGTCGACACCACCAATCAGGTCGCCGTCGTCCAACCCGGCGTGACGCTCACCGAGCTCGACGCCGCCACCGCAGCAGCAGGCCTGCGCTACATGGTCCAGCCCGGCGAGCTGTCGTCCAGCGTCGGCGGCAACGTCGGGACCAACGCCGGCGGCATGCGCGCGGTCAAATACGGGATCGCCCGCCACAACGTGCTGGGGCTGCAGGCGGTGCTGCCGACCGGCGAGATCATCCGCACCGGCGGCAAGATCGCCAAGGTGTCCACCGGCTACGACCTGACCCAACTCATCGTCGGCTCCGAAGGCACGCTCGCGTTGGCCACCGAGGTGATCGTCAAGCTGCATCCGCGCCTTGACCACAGCGCCACCGTGCTCGCGCCGTTCGCCGATTTCGACCAGGTCATGGAGGCGGTGCCGCAGGTCATCGCCAGCGGCCTGGGGCCCTACATCCTTGAATACATCGACAATCTGACGATGGCCGCGCTCGTGCACACGCAGAACCTCGAACTCGGTATCCCGGACAAGATCCGCGACAGCTGTCAGGCGTATCTCGTTGTGGGACTTGAGAACCGGACCGCGGACCGACTCGACGAGGATGTCGAGCGGGCCGGTGAGCTGCTCGCCGAGCTGGGCGCCGTCGATGCCTATGTGCTGGAAGGCGGTTCGGCACGCAAGCTGATCGAGGCGCGCGAGAACGCGTTCTGGACATTGAAGGCGATCGGCGCCGACGACCTGATCGATACCGTCGTGCCGCGCGGGGCCATGCCGAAGTTCCTCGAGGCCGTGCGCGGCCTGGCGACGGCGGCCGGCGGCGGTGCGGCGGGCTGTGGTCACGCCGGCGACGGCAACGTGCACCTGGCGATCTTCTGCAAAGACCCCGACACGCGCAAGCAGCTGCTAACCGACATCTTCGCTCTCGCAATGGAATTGGGCGGAGCGATCTCCGGCGAGCACGGCCTGGGCCGCGCCAAGGCT
- a CDS encoding phytanoyl-CoA dioxygenase family protein — protein sequence MDDPVTTLDDLKNDLAGRHKWTPSSGASVDSAIVDADMAALDRDGYVIWENLLSADECRQIRDTVTPWLEHTGRNAFEGRRTQRIYSVLSRTRQCDRLVEHPRVLAVLDRLLMPNYLLSALQAINIQPGESAQLPHHDDGFYPISRPRDPLAAATIWAIDDFTADNGSTVVFPGSHRWPARPPGPDDTSMPVVMPAGSCVFFVGTLWHGGGANTTDQSRLAVTAQYCQPWLRTMEAFTLSVPQDVARRLSADIQRMIGYSIHPPFVGAVDGLHPLRLLENPQ from the coding sequence ATGGACGACCCCGTCACGACGCTGGACGACCTCAAGAACGACCTGGCGGGCCGGCACAAATGGACACCGAGCAGCGGCGCTTCCGTCGACTCCGCGATCGTCGACGCCGACATGGCGGCCCTCGATCGCGACGGCTATGTCATCTGGGAGAACCTGCTCAGCGCCGACGAATGCCGGCAAATCCGCGATACCGTCACACCGTGGCTGGAGCACACCGGGCGCAACGCCTTCGAAGGACGACGCACCCAGCGCATCTACAGCGTGCTGAGCCGGACCCGCCAGTGCGACCGGCTGGTCGAGCATCCGCGCGTGCTGGCGGTGCTCGATCGGCTGCTGATGCCCAACTATCTGCTTTCGGCGTTGCAGGCCATCAACATTCAGCCCGGCGAGTCCGCGCAGCTGCCTCACCATGACGACGGGTTCTACCCGATTTCCCGGCCGCGAGACCCATTGGCCGCCGCGACCATCTGGGCGATCGACGACTTCACCGCCGACAATGGCTCGACCGTGGTCTTCCCCGGCAGCCATCGTTGGCCCGCCCGCCCGCCCGGGCCCGACGACACTTCAATGCCCGTCGTCATGCCCGCCGGCTCCTGCGTCTTCTTCGTCGGAACGCTCTGGCACGGCGGCGGCGCCAACACCACCGACCAGTCACGGCTTGCCGTCACCGCCCAGTACTGCCAACCCTGGCTGCGGACGATGGAGGCCTTCACACTGTCGGTGCCGCAGGACGTCGCGCGACGGCTCTCCGCCGACATCCAACGCATGATCGGCTACAGCATCCATCCGCCGTTCGTCGGCGCGGTCGACGGCCTGCACCCCTTGCGACTGCTAGAAAATCCGCAATGA
- a CDS encoding serine/threonine-protein kinase gives MPTSTGAVVVGGRYELRGLLGRGAMAEVRDGWDMKLSRPVAVKLLYPGANARPDSRPRFEMEARAAAQLTGRHVVVVHDVGEHDGLPFIVMERLPGMSLADHIARGPLPVPFVHAVLDGVLDALAEAHNIGILHRDVKPGNILFTAAGEPKLADFGIAKTSGAAYTRAGEIIGSMAYLSPDRLAAKPATVADDLYALGVVGYEAMTARRPFPQEDLGPLAHAILHESPPPIAALRPDVPPNLAATVERAMARDPAWRFEHANAMRAALTGVFPLPSPVRVPTRVMQAPLPALTGYTPAGPGPSRRKLWIAAIIALFVLGFILLMIDPPFASTPPAPVNTTTPTPPPTTTSLTTTTPSSSLEEPPPPPPKRPKKHKGGEGP, from the coding sequence GTGCCCACTTCCACGGGCGCGGTTGTCGTCGGCGGTCGCTACGAACTGCGCGGTCTGCTTGGTCGCGGCGCGATGGCCGAGGTGCGCGACGGATGGGATATGAAATTGAGCCGCCCCGTCGCGGTCAAGCTGCTCTATCCCGGGGCAAATGCTCGGCCGGACAGCCGTCCCCGGTTCGAGATGGAGGCGCGGGCGGCCGCGCAGCTGACCGGTCGGCACGTCGTGGTGGTCCACGACGTGGGGGAGCACGACGGGTTGCCGTTCATCGTGATGGAGCGGCTGCCGGGAATGTCGCTGGCCGACCACATCGCGCGGGGGCCGCTGCCGGTGCCGTTCGTCCATGCCGTCCTCGACGGGGTTCTCGACGCGCTTGCCGAGGCGCACAACATCGGCATTCTGCACCGCGACGTCAAGCCGGGCAACATCTTGTTCACCGCCGCCGGCGAACCCAAGCTCGCCGATTTCGGCATCGCCAAGACATCCGGCGCTGCTTACACGCGGGCCGGCGAAATCATCGGCAGCATGGCCTATTTGAGCCCCGACCGGCTGGCCGCCAAGCCGGCCACGGTGGCCGACGACCTGTATGCGCTCGGCGTGGTGGGGTATGAGGCGATGACCGCCCGGCGGCCGTTTCCGCAGGAGGACCTCGGTCCGTTGGCCCACGCGATTCTGCACGAGTCGCCGCCGCCGATTGCCGCGCTGCGCCCGGATGTGCCACCGAACCTTGCCGCCACGGTCGAACGGGCGATGGCGCGCGACCCGGCATGGCGATTCGAGCATGCCAACGCGATGCGAGCCGCGCTGACCGGCGTGTTTCCCCTGCCGTCTCCCGTGCGGGTGCCCACTCGGGTCATGCAGGCGCCGCTGCCCGCGCTGACGGGCTACACCCCCGCGGGCCCCGGCCCGTCGCGACGCAAACTGTGGATCGCGGCGATTATCGCCTTGTTCGTGCTGGGGTTCATCTTGCTCATGATCGACCCGCCGTTCGCGTCGACGCCGCCGGCGCCGGTCAACACAACGACGCCCACGCCGCCACCGACGACCACCAGCCTCACCACCACCACACCGAGCAGCAGCCTCGAGGAACCGCCGCCGCCACCGCCGAAGCGGCCGAAGAAGCACAAAGGCGGCGAAGGACCCTGA
- a CDS encoding cytochrome P450, translated as MTHRPGVAADAIVDFDHHSDEFNLNQDTVNADLRQKCPVAWNTKYDGFWYLSSYDAVSTTARDGDTFAHKYEPNSEDGVDYQGEMGVPRPEGQPALGIGEIDGPYHLALRHALAPFFSPGAVEKMKPFMEEKAHQFLDKHIENGEMDLVLDYASPVPAILTMKLMGLPLDNWHIYASMFHNVMAVPQDSPEYAEAIGKVPAMMEEVLQHAAQRRADKREDLTSFLIQFEFDGQHLTDEQLLNILWNLIAGGVDTTTSQTALTLKHLGTHPELRQQLINHPELYRTATDEFLRYFTVNRSLSRTVTKDVELNGQQLKKNDRLIISWVSANHDEKEFDNPDDVILDRSPNRHLAFGLGPHRCIGSHLARLMSEVMVKAVLDRIPDYRVDSQNAHQYLGNPSMTGLSKLPVTFTPGTRRG; from the coding sequence TTGACTCACCGCCCCGGCGTCGCAGCAGACGCGATAGTCGACTTCGACCATCACTCCGACGAGTTCAACCTCAACCAGGACACCGTCAACGCCGATCTCAGGCAAAAGTGTCCGGTCGCGTGGAACACGAAATACGACGGCTTCTGGTATCTGAGCAGCTACGACGCCGTGAGCACGACGGCAAGGGACGGCGACACCTTCGCCCACAAGTACGAACCGAACTCGGAAGACGGCGTCGATTACCAAGGCGAAATGGGCGTCCCGCGCCCCGAGGGTCAGCCGGCGCTCGGTATCGGTGAAATAGACGGCCCCTATCACCTGGCCCTTCGGCACGCACTCGCCCCGTTCTTCTCCCCCGGCGCCGTCGAAAAGATGAAGCCGTTCATGGAGGAAAAAGCCCACCAGTTCCTCGACAAGCACATCGAAAACGGCGAGATGGATCTGGTGCTCGACTACGCCAGCCCGGTGCCGGCCATCCTCACGATGAAGTTGATGGGCCTGCCGCTCGACAACTGGCACATCTACGCCAGCATGTTCCACAACGTCATGGCGGTCCCGCAAGACAGCCCCGAATACGCCGAAGCCATCGGCAAAGTCCCGGCCATGATGGAAGAAGTCCTGCAGCACGCCGCGCAACGACGCGCCGATAAACGAGAAGACTTGACCAGCTTCCTGATTCAATTCGAGTTCGACGGGCAGCACCTCACCGACGAACAGCTGCTCAACATCCTCTGGAACCTGATCGCCGGCGGTGTCGACACCACCACCTCGCAAACCGCGCTCACGCTCAAACACCTCGGCACGCACCCGGAACTCAGACAACAACTGATAAACCACCCCGAGCTCTACCGCACCGCCACCGACGAATTCCTGCGCTACTTCACCGTCAACCGCTCGCTGAGCCGCACGGTCACCAAAGACGTCGAGCTCAACGGCCAACAGCTGAAGAAGAACGATCGGCTCATCATCAGCTGGGTCTCGGCGAACCACGACGAAAAAGAATTCGACAATCCCGACGACGTCATCCTGGACCGAAGCCCTAACCGCCACTTAGCCTTTGGGCTCGGACCCCACAGATGCATTGGCTCGCACCTGGCGCGACTGATGTCCGAGGTGATGGTCAAGGCGGTCCTCGACCGCATCCCCGACTACCGGGTCGACTCCCAAAACGCCCATCAATATTTGGGCAACCCGAGCATGACGGGCCTGAGCAAGCTGCCGGTTACGTTCACGCCCGGAACCAGGCGCGGCTAA
- a CDS encoding VOC family protein, with protein MTSYRTTFNHVGLCVADTERSRRFYEEVLGFQYWWELEPPDNMTAQVVQLPEPLGVKATYLVRDGFVLELIDYSKRQVHAGPTRVMDEVGLTHISLSVSDLGAVLAKVPQFGGSVVEEAVSEMMGIIRDPDGQIIELVTDGWLAALPPKP; from the coding sequence ATGACTAGCTACCGAACGACCTTCAATCACGTGGGCTTATGCGTCGCGGATACCGAGCGGTCGCGCCGGTTTTACGAGGAAGTGCTCGGTTTCCAGTACTGGTGGGAGCTCGAACCGCCGGACAACATGACGGCGCAGGTGGTGCAGCTTCCCGAGCCGCTCGGCGTGAAGGCGACGTATCTGGTGCGCGATGGCTTTGTGCTGGAGTTGATCGATTACTCCAAGCGGCAGGTGCACGCCGGGCCGACGCGCGTCATGGATGAGGTTGGGCTGACCCACATTTCGCTGTCGGTGTCCGATCTGGGAGCCGTGTTGGCGAAGGTTCCGCAGTTCGGGGGATCTGTGGTCGAGGAGGCGGTGTCGGAAATGATGGGCATCATCCGCGACCCCGATGGGCAGATCATCGAGTTGGTCACGGATGGATGGCTGGCGGCGCTACCGCCGAAGCCGTAG
- a CDS encoding HNH endonuclease produces the protein MVAAVSEDTVRALAIEWVHQRSLGGTVPISRDALANDFHIGDTRFPLIDRGRGIRKPSGWSTALSILTVFPKGGVRPYEDSTGTDGLHRYKLRRDQLGTTENESLRNAVRLGAPLIWFVGVAPGQFNVVAPVFLLAEEQSEAQFVMALTAEQLGVDVDSPMESALRRYLLAETKRRLHQPVFASQVMLAYESRCAVCNLHHRELLDAAHIVPDSVAGPMGEPVIANGLALCKIHHAAYDNNILAIRPDLVVEIRDRLLDEIDGPMLRHGLQHHHGRRLMKLPAKRTERPDPRRLAFRYRQFTVA, from the coding sequence GTGGTCGCGGCAGTCAGCGAAGATACCGTGCGTGCCCTTGCCATCGAATGGGTTCACCAGCGTTCCCTCGGTGGTACGGTGCCGATCAGTCGTGATGCGCTGGCCAACGACTTCCATATCGGCGACACCCGATTTCCGCTCATTGACCGGGGGCGTGGGATTCGTAAGCCTTCGGGTTGGTCGACGGCGTTGTCCATTCTGACGGTTTTTCCCAAGGGAGGCGTACGCCCCTATGAAGACTCGACGGGAACGGACGGCTTGCACCGGTATAAGCTCCGGCGTGATCAACTGGGAACTACCGAGAACGAAAGTTTGAGAAATGCGGTCCGCCTCGGAGCTCCACTCATTTGGTTCGTTGGAGTCGCACCCGGCCAATTCAACGTAGTCGCTCCCGTCTTTTTGTTAGCGGAGGAGCAGAGCGAAGCACAATTCGTTATGGCGTTGACGGCCGAGCAATTGGGAGTCGATGTGGACTCGCCGATGGAATCGGCATTGCGTCGCTACCTTTTGGCCGAGACGAAGCGTCGACTTCACCAGCCCGTCTTTGCGAGCCAAGTCATGCTGGCCTACGAAAGTAGGTGCGCGGTTTGCAACCTGCATCATCGCGAGCTCCTCGACGCTGCGCATATAGTTCCCGATAGCGTCGCCGGTCCAATGGGCGAGCCCGTCATAGCAAATGGCTTGGCTTTGTGCAAAATTCACCACGCGGCCTACGACAACAACATTCTTGCTATCCGGCCAGACCTCGTCGTCGAGATCCGCGATCGACTCCTCGATGAGATCGATGGCCCGATGCTGAGACATGGGTTGCAGCACCATCATGGACGCAGGCTGATGAAACTCCCAGCAAAGCGAACCGAGCGGCCGGACCCCAGGCGGTTGGCTTTCCGCTATCGGCAGTTCACAGTCGCGTGA
- a CDS encoding DUF3761 domain-containing protein, which yields MGALTCAPPIASAKPIVVAPLSPLRPLPSCGGYVNVDGNCVPSPDHTRSNLPDGDGTYSHSQHKQGSGSWHGGTGRSK from the coding sequence ATGGGAGCCCTTACCTGTGCGCCGCCTATCGCGAGCGCCAAGCCCATAGTCGTGGCCCCTCTTTCGCCATTGCGCCCGCTCCCGTCGTGCGGCGGCTACGTCAACGTCGATGGGAATTGCGTACCATCTCCGGACCACACACGGAGCAATCTTCCCGACGGGGATGGCACATACAGCCACTCCCAACACAAGCAAGGGTCCGGCTCATGGCACGGCGGCACCGGTCGGTCGAAGTAA
- a CDS encoding EcsC family protein — protein MALSEYEQEQLAKVTAHKERVLGRKSRRLLPFDVRGIGPGLVNKLVKAPGVKTVTEPVVSVVDATAEGVGKVMSRTSQLTTSDTRVVSAYAKKGHAVQNLDDIGKLDLKTIDDVASFTLLHHAYSLSAAAEGAAAGLVISGGEAVTAAGAAATAGAAAVPGLGAVATAMGVDAAALLTACTGVVAQHALYYGYDPREPAEEIFMMQVIGLGLAGSVAAKAAAYQQLATLTESLARDKAWQELDQQTFAKVVQKFAVNFAESLATKKLGQLVPVIGVGIGAALNWKAVNAIADAAYWAYRERFLYEKGGEVDSIAINVDRAEDDLPAIDVVDILKSEGVHPGE, from the coding sequence GTGGCGCTATCCGAATACGAGCAGGAACAGCTCGCGAAGGTCACCGCGCATAAGGAGCGTGTCCTCGGTCGTAAGTCACGCCGACTCCTGCCGTTCGATGTCAGAGGCATTGGTCCCGGGCTGGTCAACAAGCTGGTGAAGGCGCCAGGAGTCAAAACGGTGACCGAACCCGTCGTGTCCGTGGTGGACGCAACGGCCGAGGGTGTCGGCAAGGTTATGAGTAGGACCAGTCAACTCACGACGTCGGATACTCGCGTCGTCAGTGCGTACGCGAAAAAGGGGCACGCAGTACAAAACCTCGACGACATCGGGAAGCTCGACCTGAAGACCATCGACGACGTGGCGTCCTTCACGCTCCTGCATCACGCCTACTCACTATCGGCAGCCGCAGAAGGTGCAGCAGCCGGCCTCGTCATCAGCGGCGGCGAGGCGGTGACAGCCGCGGGGGCGGCGGCAACTGCTGGAGCCGCGGCCGTTCCCGGATTGGGCGCGGTCGCGACGGCGATGGGTGTCGATGCCGCAGCGTTGTTGACCGCGTGCACAGGAGTGGTGGCTCAGCATGCGCTCTATTACGGCTACGACCCGCGTGAACCCGCCGAAGAGATATTCATGATGCAAGTGATCGGGTTGGGATTGGCAGGCTCGGTAGCGGCGAAAGCCGCTGCCTACCAACAGCTTGCAACCTTGACCGAGAGCCTTGCTCGCGACAAGGCCTGGCAGGAACTCGACCAACAGACATTCGCCAAAGTGGTTCAGAAGTTCGCCGTGAACTTCGCCGAGTCGCTGGCGACCAAAAAGCTCGGTCAGCTGGTGCCCGTCATCGGAGTCGGTATCGGCGCAGCCCTGAACTGGAAGGCGGTCAACGCGATTGCCGATGCTGCCTATTGGGCGTACCGCGAGCGCTTCTTGTACGAAAAGGGCGGCGAAGTCGACTCCATCGCAATTAATGTCGATCGCGCCGAAGATGATCTACCGGCGATTGATGTTGTCGACATCCTGAAGTCGGAAGGCGTCCACCCCGGCGAGTGA
- a CDS encoding HD domain-containing protein, which yields MADAIAAEAHAGQVDKAGMPYVGHVRRVASYVDPTNTEAVVAALLHDVIEDTDIDAAELSDRGIPQAAIDAIELLTRRSDQPSASYYQRISEHPTAREVKLADLADNTDPERMATLTESDRARLTNKYAGAYAALGADFDDGTRRRSLAVQ from the coding sequence GTGGCAGACGCAATTGCGGCCGAGGCGCATGCGGGCCAGGTCGACAAGGCCGGCATGCCCTACGTGGGACACGTCCGCCGGGTGGCGTCCTACGTCGATCCGACCAACACCGAGGCCGTGGTTGCGGCCTTGCTGCACGACGTCATCGAGGACACCGACATCGACGCGGCGGAACTGAGCGATCGCGGCATTCCGCAGGCGGCAATCGACGCGATCGAGCTGCTCACCCGCCGCAGCGACCAGCCGTCGGCCAGTTACTACCAGCGCATCAGCGAGCACCCGACCGCCCGGGAAGTGAAGCTCGCGGATCTGGCCGACAACACCGACCCCGAACGCATGGCGACCCTGACCGAGTCCGACCGTGCCCGACTGACAAATAAGTACGCGGGCGCCTACGCCGCGCTCGGCGCCGACTTCGACGACGGTACCCGGCGCAGATCGCTTGCGGTGCAATGA
- a CDS encoding HNH endonuclease signature motif containing protein, with protein MSRTASSSAVVSRPDERLEVLFDELAELTGQRNAIDGRIVEIAADIDRNELCGVTGARSVAALMAWKTGSSSANAHTIATVAHKLAEFPRCAQGMKEGRLSLDQVGVIAARAGEGSDEHYAELAAVATVSQLRTAVKLEPRPEPDSARQSPQASITQTSDEEFTCWRIKLPHLDAAKFDAALASHRDALLAEWKHDHDNGDRGCDQVPPLPGTVEAFMRLVETGWDAEAARRPHGQHTTVVVHLDVEQRAAALHLGPLLTDAERRYLTCDANGEVWFERNGEVIGAGRATRVVNRRLRRALEHRHPTCAVPGCGATRGLHAHHIRHWEDGGPTELANLVLVCPYHHRLHHRGVITINGTADDLIITDSSGRPLRAGSLARPPNRPLPDVSPCPGPTGERAQWWWYQPFQPQPPPTTN; from the coding sequence ATGTCTCGGACCGCATCGTCTAGCGCCGTTGTATCGCGTCCCGATGAGCGGCTTGAGGTGTTGTTCGACGAGTTGGCGGAGTTGACCGGTCAGCGCAACGCCATCGACGGGCGCATCGTGGAGATCGCCGCCGATATAGATCGCAACGAGCTGTGCGGCGTCACCGGCGCGCGGTCGGTGGCGGCGCTGATGGCCTGGAAGACCGGCTCATCATCGGCAAACGCCCACACGATCGCCACCGTCGCGCACAAGCTGGCGGAGTTTCCCCGCTGCGCACAGGGCATGAAGGAGGGGCGACTGTCGCTGGATCAGGTCGGGGTGATCGCGGCGCGGGCGGGCGAGGGATCCGATGAGCACTATGCGGAGCTGGCCGCGGTGGCGACGGTCAGCCAGTTGCGCACCGCGGTCAAGCTGGAACCGCGACCCGAACCCGATTCTGCCCGGCAAAGCCCGCAGGCCTCGATCACCCAGACCTCCGACGAGGAGTTCACGTGTTGGCGGATCAAACTTCCGCACCTGGACGCGGCGAAATTCGACGCGGCACTGGCGTCTCATCGTGATGCGCTGTTGGCCGAGTGGAAGCACGACCACGACAATGGTGACCGCGGCTGCGATCAGGTGCCGCCGTTGCCGGGCACTGTCGAGGCGTTTATGCGCCTGGTCGAGACGGGTTGGGACGCCGAGGCGGCCCGCCGGCCACACGGGCAGCACACCACTGTGGTGGTGCACCTCGATGTGGAGCAGCGCGCCGCGGCGCTGCATTTGGGTCCGTTACTCACCGACGCCGAACGCCGCTACCTGACCTGTGATGCCAACGGTGAAGTCTGGTTCGAACGGAACGGCGAGGTCATCGGCGCCGGGCGAGCGACCCGGGTGGTCAACCGGCGGCTTCGGCGTGCGCTCGAGCACCGCCATCCCACGTGCGCGGTTCCCGGGTGTGGCGCCACCCGCGGTCTACACGCACACCACATCCGCCACTGGGAAGACGGCGGCCCCACCGAGTTGGCCAACCTGGTCTTGGTGTGCCCGTATCACCATCGGTTGCACCATCGGGGCGTTATCACCATCAACGGAACCGCAGACGATCTCATCATCACCGACAGCTCCGGCCGACCGCTGCGCGCAGGATCGCTCGCGCGCCCGCCCAACCGTCCCCTGCCCGATGTCTCGCCGTGTCCCGGTCCCACCGGCGAACGCGCCCAGTGGTGGTGGTATCAACCCTTCCAGCCGCAACCACCACCAACAACCAACTAG
- a CDS encoding quinone oxidoreductase family protein, with protein MRALRFDTFGDPSVLHIADLPEPTATAREAVIRVEAASVNPSDVKNVAGLMDWTVLPRTPGRDFAGVVVGGPPGWEGAEVWGTGGDVGFTRDGSHAELIKVPVEALARKPERLSFEEAATVGVNFVTAWAGAVETARLAKGETIAIFGVSGGVGGAVAQIAHALGARVIGVGRRKPDPETPAATVIDEFVVLDDDAAAEIRRITQGNGVQVVYDAVGGVTTQAALASLARRGRLVIISAVGSPKVEIDIRALYRNETRILGVDSGKLSVVDCAQLLRKMLPYFESGEFRPRPIVARHDLDDSTAAYNAVASHIPGRVVIKP; from the coding sequence ATGCGGGCCTTGCGTTTCGACACGTTCGGTGACCCCTCCGTCCTGCACATTGCGGATCTGCCCGAGCCGACGGCAACGGCGCGGGAAGCGGTCATCCGCGTCGAGGCCGCCTCAGTCAACCCTTCCGATGTGAAAAACGTTGCCGGACTGATGGACTGGACGGTGCTGCCGCGCACCCCCGGACGCGACTTCGCCGGGGTGGTCGTCGGTGGCCCACCCGGATGGGAAGGTGCCGAAGTGTGGGGCACCGGCGGCGACGTCGGCTTCACCCGCGACGGCTCACACGCCGAGCTCATCAAGGTGCCCGTCGAAGCGCTGGCGCGCAAGCCCGAGCGGCTGAGCTTCGAGGAGGCCGCCACCGTCGGCGTCAACTTCGTCACCGCGTGGGCCGGCGCGGTCGAGACGGCACGACTCGCTAAAGGCGAAACGATCGCCATCTTCGGAGTCTCCGGGGGAGTGGGCGGCGCCGTCGCGCAGATCGCACACGCGCTCGGCGCCCGGGTGATCGGCGTGGGCCGACGCAAACCCGACCCGGAAACCCCCGCCGCCACAGTCATCGACGAATTCGTCGTCCTCGATGATGACGCCGCCGCGGAGATCCGACGCATCACCCAAGGCAATGGCGTCCAAGTCGTGTACGACGCGGTCGGCGGGGTCACCACACAGGCCGCGCTGGCTTCGCTCGCCCGGCGCGGCCGGCTGGTCATCATCAGCGCCGTGGGCTCGCCAAAGGTCGAGATCGACATAAGGGCGTTGTACCGCAACGAAACCCGCATCCTGGGCGTCGACAGCGGCAAACTCAGCGTCGTTGACTGCGCGCAGCTACTGCGGAAGATGTTGCCCTACTTCGAATCCGGCGAGTTTCGGCCCCGACCCATCGTCGCCCGCCACGACCTCGACGACAGCACAGCAGCCTATAACGCGGTCGCCAGCCACATTCCGGGCCGCGTCGTGATCAAACCTTAA